One genomic segment of Microbacterium sp. ProA8 includes these proteins:
- a CDS encoding DUF488 family protein produces MEVRLKRVYDDPADDGFRVLVDRLWPRGLSKERAALDLWAKDVAPSTELRKAFHLGDLSWTDFEAAYRAELEGPARAAVESLRAELSSRPVVTLLHAVADESHNHALILREALQA; encoded by the coding sequence ATGGAGGTCCGGCTCAAGCGCGTCTACGACGACCCGGCGGACGACGGATTCCGCGTGCTCGTCGACCGGCTCTGGCCGCGCGGCCTGTCGAAGGAGCGGGCGGCCCTCGACCTGTGGGCGAAGGATGTCGCGCCCTCGACCGAGCTGCGGAAGGCGTTCCACCTCGGAGACCTCTCGTGGACCGACTTCGAGGCCGCCTACCGGGCCGAGCTCGAGGGGCCGGCCCGTGCCGCCGTGGAGTCGCTGCGCGCGGAGCTGTCATCCCGCCCGGTGGTGACGCTGCTGCACGCGGTCGCCGACGAGTCGCACAACCACGCCCTCATCCTCCGCGAGGCGCTCCAGGCCTGA
- a CDS encoding SRPBCC family protein — protein MTENNGPSITGTVCKIDGHPNLVILRRFRAGADEIWRELTESARLERWIGRWEGDPKTGHVTFYMTSESQDAAPEEYTILECDPPRRFAGDTSQGSGSWHLWFELAEDSPGDTVLTFGQRLNPGEDVGSIGPGWEYYLDRLVAAQAGLDAGTVVWDDYFPALQPAYERLVAAD, from the coding sequence ATGACCGAGAACAACGGCCCCTCGATCACCGGCACCGTCTGCAAGATCGACGGGCACCCCAACCTCGTGATCCTGCGACGGTTCCGCGCCGGTGCCGACGAGATCTGGCGCGAGCTCACCGAATCCGCGCGGCTCGAACGCTGGATCGGCCGGTGGGAGGGCGATCCGAAGACCGGCCACGTCACGTTCTACATGACGTCGGAGAGCCAGGATGCCGCCCCCGAGGAGTACACGATCCTCGAGTGCGACCCGCCACGGCGGTTCGCCGGCGACACCTCGCAGGGCAGTGGCTCGTGGCATCTGTGGTTCGAGCTCGCCGAGGACTCCCCCGGGGACACCGTGCTCACCTTCGGCCAGCGGCTGAATCCCGGCGAGGACGTCGGCTCGATCGGTCCGGGGTGGGAGTACTACCTCGACCGGCTCGTCGCCGCCCAGGCCGGTCTGGATGCCGGCACCGTGGTGTGGGACGACTACTTCCCCGCGCTGCAGCCCGCTTACGAGCGGCTCGTCGCGGCCGACTGA
- a CDS encoding D-alanyl-D-alanine carboxypeptidase, translated as MTLDDAPVPTRRARRAQTGDVPIAPGSDPSESGILTVATGETVVTPPGSSTAPDDVPAVPSTIATVPLGDAAATSPTVPVFEGAPAFQAAPEFQAAPVFQPAPQTAPVIPEPTAPVATWDPTGHAVLPDAADDRVGATAAGGGRTALAWVDETTIGRGAAPGDLAAAATPYVTVDADLLSQAPRRSPLRAGVIVPTLAIAAVFGAYAATTLLWPLHAVAPTVIAMEVQPIAAPVAAPAWPAEGSAAEGVAGITGTLASSADPDAIASITKVVTALVVLEEMPLALGEQGPEFRFTSADRSRYWQYLGNGESALNVPVNGSLTEYQMLEGILVGSANNYADRLAQSIWPSDAVFASAASSWLAAHGVPGVTVYEPTGMDPRNTASPEALVVLAQKALAHPVIAEIVAKQSVDLPGAGNVKNTNGLLADPGVVGIKTGTLDDWNLLSAKDITVGDTTVRLYASVLGQPDDEARLAASRAIYAQLEAELQLKPSVTANTVAGQVETLWGDEVDVITAGDASVILWNGGSGTVTTTYDLDESRDAGDVIGSLTVTGPLDETAVDLQLTADISDPSPWWRLTHPLDLFGLNG; from the coding sequence ATGACCCTCGACGACGCCCCTGTGCCCACGCGCCGCGCGCGCCGGGCACAGACCGGCGACGTGCCGATCGCTCCCGGGTCCGACCCTTCGGAAAGCGGCATCCTGACGGTCGCGACCGGTGAGACGGTCGTCACCCCACCCGGCAGCAGCACCGCTCCGGACGACGTGCCGGCCGTCCCCTCGACCATCGCCACTGTGCCGCTGGGCGATGCCGCTGCGACGAGCCCCACGGTGCCGGTGTTCGAGGGAGCGCCGGCGTTCCAGGCCGCGCCGGAGTTCCAGGCGGCGCCCGTGTTCCAGCCGGCGCCGCAGACCGCACCGGTGATCCCCGAGCCCACGGCGCCGGTCGCGACCTGGGACCCCACCGGTCACGCCGTCCTCCCCGACGCCGCAGATGACCGGGTCGGCGCCACTGCGGCGGGCGGCGGACGCACCGCGCTCGCCTGGGTGGACGAGACGACCATCGGCCGCGGTGCCGCGCCGGGCGACCTGGCCGCTGCCGCCACCCCCTACGTCACCGTCGACGCGGACCTGCTGTCCCAGGCCCCGCGGCGCTCGCCGCTGCGTGCCGGCGTCATCGTCCCCACGCTCGCAATCGCCGCGGTGTTCGGGGCCTACGCGGCGACCACGCTGCTGTGGCCTCTGCACGCCGTCGCCCCCACCGTCATCGCGATGGAGGTCCAGCCGATCGCGGCACCCGTCGCCGCGCCGGCGTGGCCGGCGGAGGGCAGTGCTGCCGAAGGGGTCGCCGGCATCACGGGCACCCTCGCGTCCAGCGCCGACCCCGACGCGATCGCCAGCATCACCAAGGTCGTGACCGCGCTGGTCGTCCTCGAAGAGATGCCGCTGGCGCTGGGCGAGCAGGGACCCGAGTTCCGCTTCACGTCGGCCGACCGCTCCCGCTATTGGCAGTACCTCGGCAACGGCGAATCGGCCCTCAACGTGCCGGTCAACGGCTCGCTCACCGAGTACCAGATGCTCGAGGGCATCCTCGTGGGCTCCGCCAACAACTACGCCGACCGCCTGGCGCAGAGCATCTGGCCTTCCGATGCCGTCTTCGCCTCGGCGGCGTCGTCCTGGCTCGCCGCGCACGGCGTGCCCGGTGTGACCGTCTACGAGCCGACAGGCATGGACCCGCGCAACACCGCCAGCCCCGAGGCGCTCGTGGTGCTCGCGCAGAAGGCCCTCGCGCATCCGGTGATCGCCGAGATCGTCGCGAAGCAGTCCGTCGACCTGCCCGGCGCCGGCAACGTCAAGAACACGAACGGCCTGCTCGCCGATCCGGGCGTCGTGGGCATCAAGACCGGAACGCTGGATGACTGGAACCTGCTGTCGGCGAAGGACATCACGGTCGGCGACACGACGGTGCGCCTGTACGCCTCGGTGCTGGGTCAGCCCGATGACGAGGCCCGGCTGGCCGCCTCCCGCGCGATCTACGCCCAGCTCGAGGCGGAGCTGCAGCTGAAGCCCTCGGTCACGGCGAACACCGTCGCCGGACAGGTCGAGACCCTGTGGGGCGACGAAGTCGACGTCATCACCGCCGGCGATGCGTCGGTGATCCTGTGGAACGGCGGCAGCGGCACGGTCACCACCACCTACGACCTCGACGAGAGCCGCGACGCGGGCGACGTGATCGGCTCCCTCACCGTGACCGGACCGCTCGACGAGACCGCGGTCGACCTGCAGCTCACCGCCGACATCAGCGACCCGTCGCCGTGGTGGCGGCTCACGCACCCGCTGGACCTGTTCGGCCTGAACGGCTGA
- a CDS encoding energy-coupling factor transporter transmembrane component T produces the protein MTAVAPRTGANDVEAERRAWLDGVNPVTKIVLALLLSVPLFASIDVTSAVVAIILQLACIPLTGLGAMTVLKRMLPILFFAPIAGISMLLYAEPGGTVYWSFWYATISDDSIALALAVCVRVLALALPTILLFGRTDPTELADALAQVAKLPSRFVLGVLAGTRTLGLFLDDWRSMGLARRARGVGDSGAIRRFFSMAFVLLVFAVRRGTKLAMAMEARGFGSDIPRTWSRPSRLHPRDLVALVGGAAIMALAIGAAVAAGTFRFVWS, from the coding sequence GTGACCGCCGTCGCTCCGCGCACCGGCGCGAACGATGTCGAGGCCGAGCGGAGGGCGTGGCTGGACGGCGTCAACCCGGTCACCAAGATCGTGCTCGCGCTGCTGCTGTCGGTGCCGCTGTTCGCCTCGATCGACGTCACGAGCGCCGTCGTGGCGATCATCCTGCAGCTCGCCTGCATCCCGCTGACGGGCCTCGGCGCCATGACCGTGCTGAAGCGGATGCTGCCCATCCTCTTCTTCGCACCGATCGCCGGCATCAGCATGCTGCTGTACGCCGAGCCGGGCGGGACCGTGTACTGGTCGTTCTGGTACGCCACGATCAGCGACGATTCGATCGCGCTCGCCCTCGCCGTGTGCGTGCGCGTGCTCGCCCTCGCGCTGCCGACGATCCTGCTGTTCGGTCGCACGGATCCCACCGAGCTCGCCGACGCCCTCGCGCAGGTCGCGAAGCTGCCGAGCCGGTTCGTGCTCGGGGTGCTGGCCGGCACCCGCACGCTGGGCCTCTTCCTCGACGACTGGCGCAGCATGGGTCTCGCGCGCCGCGCGCGCGGCGTGGGCGACAGCGGCGCGATCCGCCGCTTCTTCTCCATGGCGTTCGTCCTGCTCGTGTTCGCCGTACGGCGGGGCACGAAGCTCGCGATGGCGATGGAGGCGCGCGGCTTCGGCTCCGACATCCCCCGCACCTGGTCGCGGCCCTCGCGCCTGCATCCGCGCGACCTCGTGGCGCTCGTCGGAGGCGCCGCGATCATGGCCCTGGCCATCGGCGCCGCGGTCGCCGCCGGGACCTTCCGCTTCGTCTGGTCCTGA
- a CDS encoding L-fuconate dehydratase, whose amino-acid sequence MSRIVAFETTDIRFPTSLSLDGSDAMNPDPDYSAAYLRIVTDAADGVDGHAFVFTIGRGNDVQVAALDALAGHLVGRELEPLLDDMGATNRELIGDSQLRWLGPEKGVMHMAIGAVVNALWDIKAKRAGLPLWQLLSRMSPEEIVALVDFRYLTNALTPEDALEILRDAEPGRAARERELLASGFPAYTTSPGWLGYSDEKLARLCREAIADGFGQIKLKVGADLDDDIRRLRVARDVCGPDFPIAIDANQRWEVSEAVAWVNALAEFGIAWIEEPTSPDDVLGHAEIARGVAPVRVATGEHAQNRVIFKQLLQADAIAVMQIDAARVGGVNENIANLLLAAKFGVPVCPHAGGVGLCEAVQHLSMFDFVAVSGSREGRMIEYVDHLHEHFVVPTDVRGGVYVAPLAPGIGMEMKAASRAEYEWRAARVAV is encoded by the coding sequence GTGAGCCGCATCGTCGCGTTCGAGACCACAGACATCCGATTCCCGACGTCGCTCAGCCTCGACGGCTCCGACGCGATGAACCCGGATCCCGACTACTCCGCCGCCTACCTCCGCATCGTCACGGATGCCGCAGACGGCGTCGACGGCCACGCCTTCGTGTTCACGATCGGCCGGGGCAACGACGTGCAGGTCGCCGCGCTCGACGCCCTCGCCGGGCACCTGGTCGGCCGTGAGCTGGAGCCGCTCCTGGACGACATGGGCGCGACGAATCGCGAACTCATCGGCGACTCGCAGCTGCGCTGGCTGGGCCCCGAGAAGGGCGTCATGCACATGGCGATCGGCGCGGTCGTGAACGCGCTGTGGGACATCAAGGCCAAGCGCGCCGGGCTTCCGCTCTGGCAGCTGCTCTCGCGCATGAGCCCCGAGGAGATCGTGGCGCTCGTCGACTTCCGCTACCTCACCAACGCCCTGACTCCCGAGGACGCACTCGAGATCCTCCGCGACGCCGAGCCCGGCCGCGCCGCTCGCGAGCGGGAACTGCTCGCGAGCGGCTTCCCGGCCTACACCACCAGCCCCGGCTGGCTCGGCTACTCCGACGAGAAGCTCGCGCGGCTCTGCCGCGAGGCGATCGCCGACGGATTCGGCCAGATCAAGCTCAAGGTGGGCGCCGACCTCGACGACGACATCCGCCGCCTGCGCGTCGCCCGCGACGTGTGCGGGCCCGACTTCCCGATCGCGATCGACGCGAACCAGCGCTGGGAGGTGTCGGAGGCCGTCGCGTGGGTGAACGCGCTCGCCGAGTTCGGCATTGCGTGGATCGAAGAGCCCACCAGCCCCGACGACGTGCTCGGCCATGCCGAGATCGCCCGCGGTGTCGCCCCGGTGCGCGTGGCGACCGGCGAGCATGCCCAGAACCGGGTGATCTTCAAGCAGCTGCTGCAGGCCGACGCCATCGCGGTGATGCAGATCGACGCCGCGCGCGTCGGCGGCGTCAACGAGAACATCGCGAACCTGCTGCTCGCGGCGAAGTTCGGTGTGCCGGTGTGCCCCCACGCGGGCGGCGTCGGGCTGTGCGAGGCGGTGCAGCACCTCTCGATGTTCGACTTCGTGGCGGTCAGCGGCAGCCGCGAGGGGCGCATGATCGAGTACGTCGACCACCTGCACGAGCACTTCGTCGTGCCGACCGATGTCCGGGGCGGCGTCTACGTCGCCCCGCTCGCACCGGGGATCGGCATGGAGATGAAGGCCGCGAGCCGCGCGGAGTACGAGTGGAGGGCCGCTCGTGTCGCCGTCTGA
- a CDS encoding aminoglycoside 3'-phosphotransferase, which yields MNIPPVDVEVPARVRALARGAALVPVWRNDYGGLTFRTDDGRYVKHGPRNAESSFAGEAERLGWAGAHTAVPRVLEAGADDTHEWMVTAALAGASAVDPAWRAHPAVAVRAVGEGLRALHDALPVADCPFDWGVTARIANAEGRGIRVPDALREAPPIDRLVVCHGDACCPNTLIGDDGRWTAHVDLGTLGLGDRWADIAVASMSTTWNYGEGWEDALIEAYGVEPDRERLSYYRDLWNAT from the coding sequence ATGAACATCCCGCCGGTCGATGTCGAGGTGCCCGCACGGGTGCGTGCGCTGGCGCGCGGCGCAGCGCTGGTTCCGGTGTGGCGCAACGACTACGGCGGACTGACGTTCCGCACCGACGACGGCCGCTATGTCAAGCACGGGCCGCGCAACGCCGAGTCCTCGTTCGCGGGAGAGGCGGAGCGCCTGGGCTGGGCCGGCGCGCACACCGCGGTGCCGCGCGTCCTCGAGGCGGGAGCCGACGACACTCACGAGTGGATGGTCACCGCGGCGCTGGCGGGCGCATCCGCCGTGGATCCCGCGTGGCGGGCGCATCCGGCGGTCGCCGTCCGCGCCGTCGGCGAGGGCCTGCGCGCCCTGCACGACGCGCTGCCCGTGGCGGACTGCCCGTTCGACTGGGGCGTGACCGCGCGCATCGCGAATGCCGAGGGTCGCGGCATCCGTGTGCCCGACGCGCTGCGCGAGGCGCCGCCCATCGACCGCCTCGTCGTGTGCCACGGCGATGCCTGCTGCCCCAACACGCTGATCGGCGACGACGGCCGATGGACGGCGCACGTCGACCTCGGCACGCTCGGCCTCGGCGACCGCTGGGCCGACATCGCCGTGGCGTCGATGTCGACGACGTGGAACTATGGCGAGGGATGGGAGGACGCCCTCATCGAGGCGTACGGGGTCGAACCCGACCGCGAGCGTCTGTCGTACTACCGAGACCTCTGGAACGCGACATGA
- a CDS encoding fumarylacetoacetate hydrolase family protein — translation MKFARLGESGSEIPVVFDGDRRLDLRPLTSDVDGRFLADDPVGRTSAAIADGLLPELTDAGSLRIGAPIARPSALICIGQNYAAHARESGAEPPTVPIIFLKTPNTVVGPNDAVTIPRGSEKTDWEVELGVVIGRRAAYLDSVDEVDAHIAGFVVANDVSERTFQMEVSGGQWSKGKIAPGFNPTGPWLVTPDEVDAQNLELKSFVNGEPRQHSNTSDMIFDVRTIVHHLSQFATLEPGDLILTGTPQGVAFGGKFPYLRAGDVVDIEIEGLGAQRQEFVAWEAMR, via the coding sequence ATGAAGTTCGCGCGCCTCGGCGAGTCCGGCAGCGAGATCCCCGTCGTCTTCGACGGCGATCGTCGCCTCGATCTGCGCCCGCTCACATCGGATGTGGACGGCCGGTTCCTGGCCGACGATCCCGTCGGTCGCACGTCCGCCGCGATCGCCGACGGGCTTCTGCCCGAGTTGACGGACGCCGGCTCGCTCCGCATCGGCGCCCCCATCGCGCGGCCGAGCGCCCTCATCTGCATCGGCCAGAACTACGCCGCGCACGCGCGCGAGTCCGGCGCCGAGCCGCCGACCGTGCCCATCATCTTCCTGAAGACGCCGAACACCGTCGTCGGGCCGAACGACGCCGTGACGATCCCGCGCGGCAGCGAGAAGACCGACTGGGAGGTTGAGCTCGGCGTCGTGATCGGCCGCCGTGCGGCGTACCTCGACAGCGTCGACGAGGTCGACGCGCACATCGCGGGCTTCGTCGTCGCCAACGACGTCTCGGAGCGCACGTTCCAGATGGAGGTCTCGGGCGGGCAGTGGTCGAAGGGCAAGATCGCGCCCGGCTTCAACCCCACGGGACCGTGGCTGGTCACGCCCGACGAGGTCGACGCGCAGAATCTGGAACTGAAGAGCTTCGTCAACGGCGAGCCCCGTCAGCACTCGAACACGAGCGACATGATCTTCGACGTGCGCACCATCGTGCACCACCTCTCGCAGTTCGCGACGCTCGAGCCCGGCGACCTCATCCTCACCGGCACCCCGCAGGGCGTGGCGTTCGGCGGCAAGTTCCCTTATCTCAGGGCCGGCGACGTCGTCGACATCGAGATCGAGGGCCTCGGCGCGCAGCGCCAGGAGTTCGTGGCATGGGAGGCGATGCGGTGA
- a CDS encoding ABC transporter ATP-binding protein, translated as MGATGPARLTAAGWGWRYAGRRAPAVRDVSFTIEPGERVLLLGASGAGKSTLLAGMAGLLGGADEGDETGSLLIDGERAEAHRGRVGLVLQDPDAGVVLSKVGDDVAFGCENLGVPAADIPARVAEALEAVGLDVPLARQTKSLSGGQKQRLALAGVLAMRPGVLLLDEPTANLDPDGVREVRASIEHALGDTGATLVVIEHRTAVWADLMDRVIVVGADGGLLADGTPADVFARHGEALAAAGVWVPGRPVELPVRAGASADAAAAVEASALSISRDGRSVVRAGLDVRVPRGAATVITGPNGAGKSTLALTLAGLLPEAAGEVIAAPELAGRSGRRPSRWTSRELLTRIGTVFQEPEHQFLASTVRDELAIGPRSRGVDPAAVDAIVDELLERLHLAPLAAANPFTLSGGQKRRLSVATVLADAPPVIVLDEPTFGQDRRGWIELVQLLQSEIDAGTTVVAVTHDEDVLRHLGGHRIDLGGVGSARDRGVGPLPVGVRS; from the coding sequence ATGGGGGCGACCGGCCCCGCACGCCTCACCGCGGCGGGCTGGGGATGGCGTTACGCCGGCCGGCGGGCACCCGCCGTCCGCGACGTCTCGTTCACGATCGAGCCGGGGGAGCGTGTGCTGCTCCTCGGCGCCTCGGGCGCCGGAAAGTCGACGCTGCTCGCGGGCATGGCCGGCCTTCTGGGCGGCGCCGACGAAGGCGACGAGACCGGTTCGCTCCTCATCGACGGCGAGCGGGCGGAAGCGCACCGCGGCCGCGTCGGTCTGGTGCTGCAAGACCCCGACGCCGGCGTGGTGCTGTCGAAGGTGGGCGACGACGTCGCCTTCGGCTGCGAGAACCTCGGTGTGCCGGCGGCCGACATCCCGGCGCGCGTCGCCGAGGCGCTCGAGGCGGTCGGTCTGGACGTGCCCCTCGCCCGGCAGACGAAGTCGCTCTCGGGAGGGCAGAAGCAGCGCCTCGCCCTGGCCGGGGTGCTCGCGATGCGACCCGGTGTGCTGCTGCTCGACGAGCCGACGGCGAACCTCGATCCCGACGGCGTCCGTGAGGTGCGCGCGAGCATCGAGCACGCGCTCGGCGACACCGGGGCGACCCTCGTGGTGATCGAGCACCGCACGGCGGTCTGGGCCGACCTGATGGACCGGGTCATCGTCGTAGGCGCCGACGGCGGACTGCTCGCCGACGGCACGCCGGCCGACGTCTTCGCCCGTCACGGCGAGGCGCTCGCCGCCGCAGGGGTGTGGGTGCCCGGTCGCCCGGTCGAGCTGCCGGTGCGGGCTGGGGCCTCGGCCGACGCCGCTGCGGCGGTCGAGGCATCCGCTCTCTCGATCTCGCGCGATGGACGCAGCGTCGTCCGCGCCGGGCTCGACGTCCGCGTGCCGCGCGGCGCGGCGACGGTGATCACCGGCCCCAACGGCGCCGGCAAGTCCACCCTGGCGCTCACCCTCGCCGGGCTGCTGCCCGAGGCCGCGGGCGAGGTCATCGCCGCGCCCGAGCTCGCCGGGCGCTCGGGCCGCCGGCCGTCGCGGTGGACGTCGCGCGAGCTGCTCACGCGCATCGGCACGGTGTTCCAGGAGCCGGAGCACCAGTTCCTCGCCTCGACCGTGCGCGACGAGCTCGCGATCGGGCCGCGCTCGCGCGGCGTCGACCCGGCGGCGGTCGACGCGATCGTCGACGAGCTGCTCGAGCGCCTGCACCTCGCGCCGCTCGCGGCCGCGAATCCGTTCACGCTGTCGGGCGGGCAGAAGCGCCGGCTCTCGGTGGCGACCGTGCTCGCCGACGCGCCGCCGGTGATCGTGCTCGACGAGCCGACGTTCGGGCAGGACCGCCGCGGCTGGATCGAGCTCGTGCAGCTGCTGCAGTCCGAGATCGACGCGGGCACCACCGTCGTCGCCGTCACGCACGACGAGGACGTGCTGCGCCACCTCGGCGGCCACCGCATCGATCTCGGCGGCGTGGGGTCGGCCCGTGACCGGGGCGTGGGGCCGCTGCCGGTGGGGGTGCGATCGTGA
- a CDS encoding aldo/keto reductase: MSPSEPRTPALTRLGYGAANIGNLFREVTDDQAWAILDAAWESGIRYFDTAPHYGLGLSERRLGAFLRTKPRDEFVISTKAGRLLRANPVDDGGLDLAADFHVRTTLRREWDFSEAGIRASLEESLQRLGLDRVDVLYLHDPERHDLDLALQEGFPALEQLRAEGAVDAVGIGSMTADALAAAVRGANLDLIMIAGRYTLLEQPAAEDVLPACHEHETGVVAASVFNSGLLAKDEPTRDDRYEYGRMPEPLWQHLQRIVAVCRAHDVPLPAAAVQFALRDWAVRSVVVGGSRPEQLRRNAELMAVDIPGALWDDLAAQGLLR, translated from the coding sequence GTGTCGCCGTCTGAGCCGCGCACGCCCGCGCTGACCCGCCTCGGCTACGGCGCCGCGAACATCGGCAACCTCTTCCGCGAGGTCACCGACGATCAGGCGTGGGCCATCCTCGACGCGGCCTGGGAGAGCGGCATCCGCTACTTCGACACCGCGCCGCACTACGGCCTCGGCCTCTCGGAACGGCGGCTCGGTGCGTTCCTGCGGACGAAGCCCCGCGACGAGTTCGTGATCTCGACGAAGGCCGGGCGGCTGCTGCGTGCGAACCCCGTCGACGACGGCGGGCTCGACCTCGCCGCCGACTTCCACGTGCGCACGACGCTGCGCCGCGAATGGGACTTCTCCGAGGCCGGCATCCGCGCCAGCCTCGAAGAGTCGCTCCAGCGCCTCGGGCTCGACCGTGTCGACGTCCTCTACCTGCACGACCCCGAGCGTCACGACCTCGACCTCGCGCTGCAGGAGGGCTTCCCCGCTCTCGAGCAGCTCCGCGCGGAGGGTGCCGTCGACGCCGTCGGCATCGGCTCGATGACCGCCGACGCGCTCGCCGCGGCCGTGCGCGGCGCGAATCTCGACCTCATCATGATCGCGGGCCGGTACACGCTGCTCGAGCAGCCCGCCGCCGAGGACGTGCTGCCGGCGTGCCACGAGCACGAGACCGGCGTGGTCGCGGCATCCGTCTTCAATTCCGGCTTGCTGGCGAAGGACGAGCCCACGCGCGACGACCGCTACGAATACGGACGGATGCCGGAGCCGCTGTGGCAGCACCTGCAGCGCATCGTCGCGGTCTGCCGCGCGCACGACGTGCCGTTGCCCGCGGCAGCGGTGCAGTTCGCGCTGCGGGATTGGGCCGTCCGCTCGGTCGTCGTCGGTGGGAGCCGCCCCGAGCAGCTGCGCCGCAACGCGGAGCTCATGGCGGTCGACATCCCCGGCGCGCTATGGGACGATCTGGCCGCCCAAGGCCTCCTCCGCTGA
- a CDS encoding SDR family oxidoreductase — MGGDAVSGQLDGLVAVVTGGASGIGAAIARAMADEGAEVAVLDRDTSGADPRFAAFAADVSDRAGVDAAIAAVGERFGRIDILVNNAGIGAQGDVAANDDDEWARVLSINVTGIARVSAAALPWLRQSPAAAICNTSSIAATAGLPQRALYSASKGAVLSLTRAMAADHLREGIRVNAVNPGTADTPWVGRLLAGAPDPAAERAALEARQPHGRLVSADEVAAAVLYLVSPRAGSTTGTYIEVDGGMSPLRLRPAGS; from the coding sequence ATGGGAGGCGATGCGGTGAGCGGGCAGCTGGACGGCCTGGTCGCCGTCGTCACGGGCGGCGCCTCGGGCATCGGCGCCGCGATCGCGCGGGCGATGGCCGACGAGGGCGCCGAGGTCGCCGTGCTCGACCGCGACACGTCGGGCGCCGACCCGCGCTTCGCCGCGTTCGCCGCGGACGTGTCGGACCGCGCCGGCGTCGACGCCGCGATCGCCGCGGTCGGCGAGCGCTTCGGCCGCATCGACATCCTCGTGAACAACGCCGGCATCGGCGCGCAGGGCGACGTCGCCGCGAACGACGACGACGAATGGGCGCGCGTGCTGTCGATCAACGTCACCGGCATCGCGCGGGTGAGCGCCGCGGCGCTGCCGTGGCTGCGGCAGTCACCTGCGGCGGCGATCTGCAACACGTCGTCGATCGCCGCGACCGCCGGCCTGCCGCAGCGCGCCCTGTACAGCGCGTCGAAGGGTGCGGTGCTGTCGCTCACGAGGGCCATGGCGGCCGACCACCTGCGCGAGGGCATCCGCGTCAACGCGGTCAACCCGGGCACCGCGGACACCCCGTGGGTCGGGCGCCTGCTCGCCGGCGCGCCCGACCCGGCGGCCGAGCGGGCGGCGCTCGAGGCACGGCAGCCGCACGGGCGCCTGGTGTCGGCCGACGAGGTCGCCGCAGCGGTGCTCTACCTCGTCAGCCCGCGCGCCGGTTCGACCACGGGCACCTACATCGAGGTGGACGGCGGGATGTCGCCCCTCCGCCTCCGCCCCGCCGGCTCCTGA
- a CDS encoding ECF transporter S component: MHTSTSASTPVAATPQSARNLRWRVVDIVVAAVLGVAIGLVFWAWNTVGYAWFTAMDGLTPGLGGLAVGIWLIGGVIGGLVIRKPGAALLVEVIAAIVSMLIGNVWGVSTLLSGLVQGLGAELIFALFLYRRFTLPVAMLAGAGAAVGAWVFELFYGSSPNILKTLEFNAIYLVSLIVSGALLAGVVGWLAVRALAATGALNRFAAGREARREV; this comes from the coding sequence ATGCACACGTCCACGTCCGCATCCACTCCCGTTGCGGCCACACCGCAGAGCGCGCGCAACCTGCGCTGGCGGGTCGTCGACATCGTCGTCGCCGCCGTTCTCGGCGTCGCCATCGGCCTCGTCTTCTGGGCCTGGAACACGGTGGGCTACGCCTGGTTCACCGCCATGGACGGCCTCACGCCCGGCCTCGGCGGACTTGCCGTCGGCATCTGGCTGATCGGCGGGGTGATCGGCGGCCTGGTGATCCGCAAGCCCGGAGCCGCGCTGCTCGTCGAGGTGATCGCCGCGATCGTCTCCATGCTCATCGGCAACGTGTGGGGCGTGTCGACCCTGCTGTCGGGCCTCGTCCAGGGCCTCGGCGCCGAGCTGATCTTCGCCCTCTTCCTCTATCGCCGCTTCACGCTTCCCGTGGCGATGCTCGCCGGTGCCGGCGCCGCAGTGGGCGCCTGGGTGTTCGAGCTGTTCTACGGCAGCTCGCCCAACATCCTCAAGACGCTCGAGTTCAACGCGATCTACCTGGTGTCGCTCATCGTGTCGGGCGCGCTGCTCGCCGGCGTCGTCGGCTGGCTCGCGGTGCGCGCGCTCGCGGCGACCGGTGCGCTCAACCGCTTCGCGGCAGGACGCGAAGCGCGCCGCGAGGTCTGA